From one Colletotrichum destructivum chromosome 3, complete sequence genomic stretch:
- a CDS encoding Putative egh16-like virulence factor, with amino-acid sequence MSLKTVAAAAILAAAHLVAGHGAIIDATTADGGRAMGLGVDPNTPRDGTRAQPFQVDSTRFKGPSSDTVGQTTGGGENDIESGTQAIMAMTGQPLPQIKAGGTLELTVHQVNADGGGPYTCDINEDGTATSWTEVAVPLTVPGQNSRNRDGAITDHPMRVTIPAGQACTGTVAGQQNVCLVRCMNAARAGPFGGVVPVQMMQAGATPAAARRNLGRAIAERERQFKRMMKRAVDAEAAELEEDEE; translated from the exons ATGTCTCTCAAGAccgtcgctgctgccgccatcctcgccgccgcccacttGGTGGCTGGCCATGGTGCCATTATCGATGCCACCACCGCGGACGGCGGTAGGGCTATGGGTCTGGGTGTTGATCCCAACACTCCCCGTGACGGCACTCGTGCCCAGCCCTTCCAGGTCGATTCAACCCGCTTCAAGGGTCCCAGCTCCGACACCGTGGGTCAGACCACTGGTGGTGGAGAGAACGATATCGAGTCCGGTACACAGGCGATCATGGCGATGACTGGCCAGCCGCTTCCTCAGATCAAAGCCGGCGGCACCCTCGAATTGACCGTCCATCAGGTCAACGCTGATGGTGGTGGCCCTTACACATGCGACATCAATGAGGATGGCACCGCCACCTCGTGGACTGAGGTCGCCGTCCCTCTTACCGTCCCTGGCCAGAACTCCCGCAACCGC GACGGTGCCATCACCGACCACCCCATGAGGGTCACTATCCCTGCCGGTCAGGCATGCACGGGTACGGTCGCTGGCCAGCAGAACGTCTGCCTGGTCCGCTGCATgaacgccgcccgcgccggcccCTTTGGCGGCGTTGTCCCCGTCCAGATGATGCAGGCCGGCGCCACTCCCGCCGCGGCCCGCCGCAACCTGGGccgcgccatcgccgagagggagaggcAGTTCAAGCGCATGATGAAGcgggccgtcgacgccgaggccgccgagctcgaggaggatgaggagtAG
- a CDS encoding Putative Macro domain, DHS-like NAD/FAD-binding domain superfamily — MASLKHVLIHLLDESDSRSRAEDDDRHHHQHIKDQLDDLEPSSHLRLLQQLLCVRQPEPPLSERILSEIDLVLQQLASHRLLTQAETIQPALAIRRENGRDTRIALWKGDITTLSGVTAITNAANGQGLGCFQPSHRCIDNVIHSWAGPRLRHECHAVMASRTRDIAPGEAILTGGYCLPASHVVHTVGPQLQRGSKPTGIQTRQLTQCYRGVLDAVEPLPATPDGRKIVAFCGISTGLFAYPTRDAAAVAVDAVADWLADHEDTSITDVIFNTFTEEDHAIYKEILASSSHILFARAGTGISPSPLAAEAHHQPLSSSTSSSSPLVHSDSLERAKQWLKSADAVIVSAGAGLSASDGLDYTSPALFARHFPGFLKYGLRTLYSVFGFDGWPTEQVRWGYYFTHLAMVRSWPKSRIYHTLISWLEKFGDDAHVRTSNADGLFIANGLSPERLSTPQGSYSVFQCLANCRPDATVLSAPLVDDAQASLDPVTQVITDPSKVPFCRFCGSKMSICVRAGHWFNELPFQDGEKRWKGFRRDVVGDRKKTTVILELGVGMSTPGVLRWPNEDLVMRGNGCVKLVRVGLGPETAVPWSLEEDGLATSIDGDILTVVMELLGQSEI; from the coding sequence ATGGCCAGCCTAAAGCACGTCCTGATCCATTTATTGGACGAATCTGACTCGAGATCTCGCGCAGAGGATGACgaccgccatcaccaccagcaTATCAAGGATCaactcgacgacctggaacCCTCGAGTCATCTACGACTCCTCCAACAACTCCTCTGCGTACGGCAGCCCGAGCCACCGCTGTCAGAACGAATTTTAAGCGAGATCGACTTAGTCTTGCAGCAGCTGGCGTCGCATCGACTTCTCACCCAAGCCGAGACCATTCAACCGGCACTCGCAATCAGGAGAGAAAACGGCAGGGACACGAGAATCGCCCTCTGGAAGGGGGACATCACGACCTTGTCCGGCGTCACGGCCAtcaccaacgccgccaacggccaggGCCTCGGGTGTTTCCAGCCATCGCACCGCTGCATCGACAACGTGATTCACTCCTGGGCCGGCCCCCGCCTACGGCACGAGTGCCACGCggtcatggcctcgaggacccGCGATATCGCACCGGGCGAGGCCATCCTCACGGGAGGGTACTGCCTGCCAGCAAGCCATGTCGTGCATACAGTTGGGCCGCAGCTGCAACGCGGCTCCAAACCAACAGGGATCCAGACGAGGCAGCTCACGCAGTGCTACCGCGGCGTGCTGGACGCAGTTGAACCACTTCCCGCAACACCAGATGGCAGGAAGATCGTGGCCTTTTGCGGCATCTCGACCGGATTGTTTGCGTATCCGACGCgagacgccgcggccgtggcggtcGACGCGGTCGCGGATTGGCTCGCAGACCACGAAGACACCTCCATCACGGACGTGATTTTCAATACCTTTACCGAGGAGGATCATGCCATCTACAAGGAGAtcctggcctcctcctcccacatCCTCTTCGCGCGTGCAGGGACGGGCATCTCGCCGAGTCCGCTGGCGGCAGAAGCGCATCACCAACctctctcgtcgtcgacgtcgtcgtcctcgccgctaGTCCATTCCGACTCGCTGGAGCGCGCCAAGCAATGGCTGAAGTCTGCGGATGCGGTCATTGTAAGCGCAGGGGCCGGGTTGTCAGCTTCCGATGGGTTGGATTACACTTCGCCGGCGTTGTTTGCCAGGCACTTCCCGGGCTTCCTGAAGTATGGGTTGCGAACTCTGTACAGTGTCTTCGGCTTCGATGGTTGGCCGACTGAGCAGGTCCGCTGGGGGTATTACTTTACTCACTTGGCCATGGTTAGGTCATGGCCGAAGTCGAGAATATACCACACCCTTATTTCTTGGCTCGAAAAGTTTGGCGACGATGCGCACGTTCGAACGTCCAACGCTGACGGTCTGTTCATCGCCAACGGACTGTCCCCCGAGAGGCTATCAACTCCCCAGGGCTCGTATTCTGTCTTCCAATGTCTTGCCAACTGCCGCCCTGACGCTACGGTTTTGTCTGCGCCCTTAGTTGACGATGCACAGGCGTCACTGGACCCTGTAACTCAGGTCATAACGGATCCAAGCAAAGTGCCCTTTTGCAGGTTTTGCGGCAGCAAGATGAGCATCTGCGTGAGGGCAGGTCACTGGTTCAACGAATTACCCTTCCAGGACGgggagaagagatggaagGGGTTCCGCCGGGACGTCGTAGGCgacaggaagaagacgacggtgaTCTTGGAACTTGGCGTCGGAATGTCGACGCCGGGGGTCTTGAGATGGCCGAACGAAGACCTTGTAATGAGAGGCAACGGGTGCGTGAAACTTGTGAGGGTTGGGTTAGGGCCTGAGACGGCCGTCCCATGGAGTTTGGAGGAAGATGGGCTGGCGACAAGTATAGACGGCGATATCTTAACAGTAGTGATGGAATTACTGGGACAAAGCGAAATCTGA